The Rufibacter sp. DG15C region TATTTCCTGGAAAACAGGCCAAAAACGGACATTTGTAGTTCAAGACTATTCTTCTGAGACTACCCCTTCGGGCTTTCTCTCCAACACATACGTGCTTTCCAGGGGAAAATGGTCTGAAAAAGAAATATGCTTTAGCACGTCAAACCGAAGCAACTGCATGGTGGGGCTGAAGAACTGGTTGTCAATGCGCAGAGGCAGCTTGCCGTTGTAGGTAAACCCAAAACCGCTTCCGCCCTCTTCAAACGCGTTGTCTAGGTGCCGGCGCAACTGTTGGTAGGTGTAAGAACTGGGCACATCGTTTAAGTCGCCGCAAATCAAAACCGGATGCGGACTTTCTTGCAAATGCTCTACCAAACGCTGTACCTGGTGGCTACGGGCAATGAAGCCGCCCTTGAGCCTTCGGGCAATGCCGCGGCCTTTGGTTTTGAAGGCGGCTTCGCTTTCTACGGCTTGGGCTACTTCCTTTTCCTCAATGCTCATGGATTCCAGGTGCATGTTGTAGACCCGCAGCGTGTCTTTGTTGGGCAGCTTGACGTCCACAAAAATGACCTGGTTTTTGGTAGGGCGATCAAAGGTCACGTTGCCTTTGTTCACGATAGGGTACCGGGAAAAAATAGCCAAGCCAAACTCAGCGCCTATTTTGTTAGTGAGCGCCTTGCCCAGGAACATTTCGCGGCCCTTACTGGTGCCTATGCGCTTTTTGCTGTTGTACTGCCGGCTTTTCTTGTCATAATAGAATTCCTGCAGGCAAAGGATGTCAGCGGGGTGGTTGGCCACCCATTCCAGCTCCTTTTCAGGAAGGTCTGGATCTGATGCGTGCAGGTGCTTGTATACGTTGAACACGCGCACGTTGTAACTTAACACACTCACGCGCTGTTGTTCTGGGTGAGGCTCTGCGTCTGGGGTATTCAAGGTAAAGTAGCGGGTATGCTGGCTCCAGAAAAGAACAATCAATAGCAATGGCAGAAGCGCCATGAGCGGTTTCTTCCAGAGCCAGAGCAGACCCATGAAGAAATTAAAGAGCAAGGCCCCAGGCAGCGACATGGCCAAAAAGCCAGCCGGCCAAAACACGTGCGGCGGCACATATTGACATAAAACTCCCACCAGCAGCCAGCCCGTAGACAGCGCGGTCAGGAAAGAAAGAAGCGTCTTCAGCACAAAAAAAGAATTTCTAGCAGGGGTAAACCTACGCAAAAAATCCGGAGAGGGCTTGCCGCTCGTAGATGAGAAGCGTTTTTGGCCTAGTTCTGGGAAAACACCTCCAAAACAGAAGCTGCCTTTGGACCCCGCCGTACACTACCCAAACTCTGCAATCGTTTTAAACTTGGTGATAGTTACCAGCTTTTGGAAATTATACCCTAATTTTGCAATCTAACACTTTTAACAGTACAGCTATGATGCTATCTAACATTTTGGCGTTTATCGGTAACCTGGGCACGGGAGAGATGATTTTGATCGTGCTTGTGATCCTTCTTCTTTTCGGCGCGAAGCGTATTCCAGATTTGGCCCGCGGCTTAGGAAAAGGTATCCGGGAGTTCAAGGACGCCACCAATGAGATCAAGTCAGACATTGAGAAGTCGGCCAACAACAACGACCGTCCCAACAATAGCGGCTACAACAACGGCCCTTACAACCCAAACCCTAACGCCGGTTATCAGCAACCAGCCCCGCAAAACCCTGCGCCTGGTGCCTACAACAATGACCCAGCGGTAAATCCAAACCCAACCACAACTCCCAACAATACCAACGTTTAAGCATGCACTACACATCCCTTGACGCTATCCGTGAGGAGATAGGCCGAGGCTCGCTCACCTGTAAAAAACTTGTAGAGCAGTACTTGCAGAACATATCAGAAAAGCGCCACCTCAATGCTTTTTTAGAAGTGTTTGAAGAAGAAGCCCTTCGGCAAGCCGAGGAGGTGGATGCTAAACTAAAAGCCGGCACCGCCGGCAAACTGGCAGGAATGGTGATTGGCCTGAAAGACGTGTTGGCCTACGAGGGCCACGCGCTCCAGGCCTCCAGCCAGATCCTGAACGGTTTCAAGTCCCTGTACACCGGTACCGCCGTACAGCGCCTGTTGCAGGAAGACGCCATCATCATTGGCCGTCAGAACTGCGACGAGTTTGCCATGGGCGCCTCTAATGAGAATTCTTCCTTTGGCCCCGCGCTCAATGACGCAGACAACACCCGCGTGCCGGGTGGCTCCTCTGGGGGCTCTGCCGTGGCCGTGCAAGCACACCTTTGTTTAGCCTCTATTGGCTCAGACACGGGTGGTTCTGTGCGTCAGCCGGGCGCGTTCTGCGGAGTGGTGGGTTTTAAGCCCACGTATTCCCGCATTTCTCGCTACGGCCTCATCGCCTATGCTTCTTCTTTTGACCAGATTGGGGTTTTGACGCATAGCGTGGAAGACGCCGCTCTTTTGACAGAGGTAATGGCGGGCGCCGATGAGTTTGATTCTACTGTGAGTCAGCGCGAGGTACCAGCCTACAGCCAGAGCCTGACCTATGACCGCCCAGCGCGCATTGGTTACATAAAGGATTCTATTGAAAGCCCAGGCTTGCAGCCCGAGGTGAAAGACGCCGTGATGGGCGTGCTTGACAGATTGCAGGAAGAAGGCCACACCGTAGAGGCCGTGGACTTCCCGTACCTGGACTACATGGTGCCTACCTATTACATCCTGACCACGGCAGAGGCCAGCTCTAACCTGGGCCGCTATGACGGGGTCAAGTACGGCTACCGCAGCGAGAATGTCACAGACTTAACTTCGCTTTATAAAAAGACCCGCTCAGAAGGATTTGGTCCTGAAGTGCAGCGTCGTATCATTCTGGGCACCTTTGTGTTGAGCGCAGATTACTATGACGCCTACTATACCAAGGCCCAGCAGGTAAGACGCCTCATCAAAGACAAGACAGATGAGTTGCTCAAGCAATATGATTTCTTGATATTGCCTACCGCCCCCACCACAGCTTTTAAGATAGGCGAGAACACCAAAGACCCGTTGGCCATGTATTTGGCAGACATCTTCACGGTGCAGGCTTCGTTGGCGGGCGTTCCGGCTATTTCGTTACCAATTGGGCAAGACGCCGCAGGCCTGCCTATTGGGGTGCAACTGATGACAAAAGCGTTTGGAGAAGAGCAACTGTTTGCCTTCTCCAAGCAACTGATGGACCACCAAAAAACCGTTTCTGCTTAATGCGCATTTCTACTTTTCTCACTGGCGTTTTATTGGTAGTAGGTCTGGGCTTTCCGGCCCAAGCCCAACAAACCCCTGCTCCTGAAGTACCTTTGCTGGCGTCGAAAGACTCTACCAAAGTGCTTATAGACAGCGTGGAGTTTATTCCAGTAGAATCCAATGAACTCATCCAGGACCGCCTGAGCTGTTTGGAGCAGGAGATTCCCTTGGAGTTCAACAAGCACGTGAGAGGGTTGATAGATTACTTCACCATAAGAAACCGCAAGTACACCCGCCGCATCTTGGAGCGCGAGCAGCTGTACTTCCCTATGTTTGAGAAATACCTGGCCAA contains the following coding sequences:
- a CDS encoding endonuclease/exonuclease/phosphatase family protein → MLKTLLSFLTALSTGWLLVGVLCQYVPPHVFWPAGFLAMSLPGALLFNFFMGLLWLWKKPLMALLPLLLIVLFWSQHTRYFTLNTPDAEPHPEQQRVSVLSYNVRVFNVYKHLHASDPDLPEKELEWVANHPADILCLQEFYYDKKSRQYNSKKRIGTSKGREMFLGKALTNKIGAEFGLAIFSRYPIVNKGNVTFDRPTKNQVIFVDVKLPNKDTLRVYNMHLESMSIEEKEVAQAVESEAAFKTKGRGIARRLKGGFIARSHQVQRLVEHLQESPHPVLICGDLNDVPSSYTYQQLRRHLDNAFEEGGSGFGFTYNGKLPLRIDNQFFSPTMQLLRFDVLKHISFSDHFPLESTYVLERKPEGVVSEE
- the tatA gene encoding twin-arginine translocase TatA/TatE family subunit, encoding MMLSNILAFIGNLGTGEMILIVLVILLLFGAKRIPDLARGLGKGIREFKDATNEIKSDIEKSANNNDRPNNSGYNNGPYNPNPNAGYQQPAPQNPAPGAYNNDPAVNPNPTTTPNNTNV
- the gatA gene encoding Asp-tRNA(Asn)/Glu-tRNA(Gln) amidotransferase subunit GatA gives rise to the protein MHYTSLDAIREEIGRGSLTCKKLVEQYLQNISEKRHLNAFLEVFEEEALRQAEEVDAKLKAGTAGKLAGMVIGLKDVLAYEGHALQASSQILNGFKSLYTGTAVQRLLQEDAIIIGRQNCDEFAMGASNENSSFGPALNDADNTRVPGGSSGGSAVAVQAHLCLASIGSDTGGSVRQPGAFCGVVGFKPTYSRISRYGLIAYASSFDQIGVLTHSVEDAALLTEVMAGADEFDSTVSQREVPAYSQSLTYDRPARIGYIKDSIESPGLQPEVKDAVMGVLDRLQEEGHTVEAVDFPYLDYMVPTYYILTTAEASSNLGRYDGVKYGYRSENVTDLTSLYKKTRSEGFGPEVQRRIILGTFVLSADYYDAYYTKAQQVRRLIKDKTDELLKQYDFLILPTAPTTAFKIGENTKDPLAMYLADIFTVQASLAGVPAISLPIGQDAAGLPIGVQLMTKAFGEEQLFAFSKQLMDHQKTVSA